CGTCGAGCCGTTCTGGGTCTGGCCGCCGGCAGGTACCAGCTCGTCGTCGATCTCCGGTTTCCAGCTCAGGCTCGCCGCCGGTTCGACGATGTGGCGCACCTCGTCGTCGCCGGGGTAGAACAGACCGTAGAGGCGGGTGTTGAAGCCGATCCCGGCGTTGTAGAGCGGCTGGAGATGGTTGAGGGAGCCGTCGGCGGCCCGCCGGTACCAGTCCAGGCTGCCGGCGGCGAAGGGGGTGAAGTTGAAGAAGCGGAACAGGCTGAACGGCCGGCTCAGCCGCAGGCTCAGGTCGATGTTGCGGAAGGGGCCCGAGGTCGAGTTGAGCCGGTTGAGGTAGGTCAGCGAGCCGGAGAGATAGGCGCCGGTCTCGAACAGCTCGCTCTGGGAAACGGCGGCACGCACCCGGGGCACCGTCCAGGTCACCGGACCCAGACCGCCCTCCTCGTCCTCCTCGGCGTCGTAGTCCACCAGACTGGCGCTGTGGTCCAGGTCCAGCCCCAGGCTGAAGCGGTCCCAGGAGCGCGACAGGGAGAGGAAGCTGCGCAGGCTGCTCTGGGTGCGGTCGTCGACGTCCTCGGCGTAGAGGTAGTCGGTGTAGCGATCCGTGCGGGCGTCGATCTGCAGCAGACCGTCGATGTCCCAGGGCAGGTCCTGGCGGTGGCGGGCGCTGACCGACCACCACTCGCGACCCGTGCTGCGGTCCTCGTCGTGAACGGCCTGGAAGTAGTTCAGGCCCCAACGGGTGCCGTAGAGGTAGCGGGCTTCGAGCTCCTGGCGCCAGCCGCGCTCGGTGTCGTAGTCCAGGCCGAAGGTGGCGTCGGCGTAGTCGTTGATGGCCCAGTAGTAGGCGTTGCGCAGGGTGAAGGCGTTGCTGGAGCGGTAGGCCAGCCGCGGGGCCAAAAAGCCGCTGCGCCGCTCGCCGCCGAGGGGGTAGTAGTAGTAGGGCGCCGCCATCACCGGCACGTGGCCGATGAACAGGATGATCGGCTTGGCGACCACCTTGTCGCCGGCGTAGACCTTGAGCCGGGGGCAGTAGAAGTGGTACTCCGGGTCCTCGGGGCGCTTGGAGGTGGTGAAGGTGCCGTTGGCGATGTGCAGCACATCGCCTTCCTGTAGTTTCAACCGTTCACCGGTGGCGAAACCCTTCTCGACGCCGGTGACGCCGTCGTAAACCAGACCGCGTCCGCTGGCGAAGCTGTAGCGCATCCGCTCGCCGTCGACACGCTCGTCGCCCTCGATCAGCACCGGGGCGCCCAGGGCCTCGACCTCGCCGCCGGCGGCCTCGTAGACGACGGTGTCCGCCGCCAGGCGCATGTCCTCGTAGGCCACCCGGGCGTTGACGTTGAGGATCAGGCGCTCCTCGCGCACCCGGTACTCCAGCCAGCCCGTCTCGGCGTCGACGGCGAAGCCGATCTCCCCCGGCGGCAGCTCGTCGACGAAGAAGAAGTCCGTCCGCTCGTCCGCGTCGCGCTCGGCGGAGCCGTCCACTTCGCGCTCGCTCCAGGCCAGAGCGGCGGCGCCGGCGGGCTCCGGCTCCGGCAGACGGGGTTCCGGCACCGGCGGGCCCGGTTCCCGGGCCGCCGCCGACAGGACCGCGACGAGGATGATGGTCAGGGTTTGGCGCATGGCTATGCAACAAGCCGCCGCCGACGTCCGGCGACGGATTCGGGGTCCACGGTGGCTGTGGTGAGAACGACGGGGAGTAGTCACCGCCCCCGGGACGGCGGCCCTATCCCGGCGTCAAGCGATAACAGTCAGGCGTTACCCACGCTGCTGAACCTTTCCGCTGCGCGCGGCATGGTTTTTCAGCAACGGTGAAGGCTGAAAGGGCCATCGGGGCAGCGGATTGGCCGACAGCCTTGGCAAGCCGGTCGAGGACCAGTTCCAACCGCTTGGCCTTGAACCAGGTGGTAAGCAGGTAAACCCGGAGGAAACCGTTAGCGACAGGCGGCGGCTCGAACAGTCCCGGAGCGCCGGAGCCGGTTTCGCGATGCTGAAGCCCTCCCGGTTCCGCCCGGCAACACAAAACAAGGGGCATGACCCGCACGCTGCCAACGCCTTGCTCAGCAGTGGTTACAGGCATGTAGCGGCTCGTTGCCGTCAAGTGATCCCGCCAGTTGTTATCCGGCTGTCTTCCGGCCGTGGAGGCAAGCATCCAGCGGTGGTCGGCGGAACGGACCCCGGCGACGGCCGTGCCAATGCCGGGACACAGCTTGAGCCGGCAGTGCTCGAGGTTGTCACTACGGCGCGGCCGACGAGGGGTAGACTGACGAACACCGTAGGCCGAGCGCCGCGAGGGTGGGCGATCATCGGTCTCTACGCGCCTAGCTCGGTCCGGGAGCGAAGGGCTTATTGCCCGTTCCCGCCGTCCAGCAGGCGCAGCAGCAGCGCCAGGGTGCCTTTCAGCTCGTGGCGGTGGCAGATCAGGTCGACGAAGCCGTGCTCGAGCTGGAACTCGGAGCGCTGGAAGCCCGGCGGCAGTTTCTGCTTGATGGTCTGCTCGATGACCCGGGCCCCGGTGAAGCCCATCAGGGCCTGGGGCTCGGCGATATGGACGTCGCCGAGCTGGGCGAAGGAGGCCATCACCCCGGCCGTCGTCGGATCCGTCAGCACGACGAGGTAGGGCAGATCGGCGGCGCGCAGCCGGGCGCAGGCCGCCGAGGTTTTGGCCATCTGCATCAGCGACAGCAGACCCTCCTGCATCCGCGCCCCGCCCGAGGTGCAGACCATCACCATCGGCAGCCCCTCCTCGACGGCGCGCTCCATCGCCCGGGTGACCTTCTCGCCGACGACGGAGCCCATCGAGCCGCCGATGAAGCTGAAATCCATCACCGCCAGGCTGACGGGCAGACCCTCGAGCTCGGCCAGGCCGCAGATAACGCCCTCGCCCTCGCCGGTCTTCTCGATCGCCGCCCGCAGCCGCTGGGGATAGGGCTTGCGGTCGACGAAGTCCAGCGGGTCGACGGAACGCAGCTCGGCGTCGTGCTCGGCGAAGCTGCCCTTGTCGGCCAACTGGAAGACCCGCTTGCGACCCGGCACCTTACCGTGGTAATCGCAGTGGGGGCAGACGTAGAGGTTCTCCTCGAGCTGCTTGGAGTACAGGGTCTCGGCGCAGGAGGGGCACTTGACCATCAAGCCGCTGGGCACGGCGGGCCCGCGTCCGCTGGGAGGCTTCTTCTCGGTCATCGAACTCCTCGGTTGGTGGTCTAGAAATCGGGGCTGAGGGCCAGGCGCAGGCTGAATTCGGCATCCGCATCGTCGGCGGCCCACAGGGCGGCGGCCAGTTCGACAAAACCCAGACGGCAGCTCAACCCGGCGCCCCAGATTTGGCTTTCAACGCGGTAACCGCCGCTGAGGACCAGCTGGAAACTCTCGGCGGCTATCGGGGTCAGCGTCAGATGCCCTCCGTAATCGTACTCTCCGCTGGTGGCGGCGTAGCGGACTTCGACGGCGGGCAGGAGCCAGGACAATCCGCCGTAGGCGAGTCCGGCGCGCAGCAACCGTTCGCTGAAGATGCGTCCGTCACCGATCTCCAAGCCGGGAGGGATCAGGTTACCTGCGGCGAAACCCAGCCGCCAGCCGTCGTCGAAACGGGCCTGAAGGCCCAGGTCGAGGCCGAAGCCGTTGTCGGCTTCGGCGGGGCTCTCGAGGGAGAGGGTCTTGAGGTTGACCCCGAGCGCCAGAACGTCGCCCACGGGAACACCGACCTGTACGGCGGCGATGGATTCGCGATAATCGCTCCCGTCATCACCGAGGTTGTCGAGGGAAAAACCCAGAGTGGCCAGGGTGTTGGTCTGTCCCAGAGTGGCCGACTCGGTACGCATCGGCTTGACCACGGCCATACCGTAAGTGCCGAATACGACGCCGGAAGAGCCGGCGCCGCCTCCCCGCAGCAGGATGTCCGCCCGGGGGGCGAAGCCCAGCACCGCCGGGTTGATCAGGCCCAGGGCCGGGTCGTCGGCGACGACGCCCTGCCAGGCCCGGCCGAGGTAGGCCGTGCCGCCGGCGTAATCCTCGATGGGATAGGCCGCCACGCCGGCCGAGACCAGCACCAATACCGCCAAACTGAGAG
The sequence above is drawn from the Candidatus Coatesbacteria bacterium genome and encodes:
- a CDS encoding acetyl-CoA carboxylase carboxyltransferase subunit beta; the encoded protein is MTEKKPPSGRGPAVPSGLMVKCPSCAETLYSKQLEENLYVCPHCDYHGKVPGRKRVFQLADKGSFAEHDAELRSVDPLDFVDRKPYPQRLRAAIEKTGEGEGVICGLAELEGLPVSLAVMDFSFIGGSMGSVVGEKVTRAMERAVEEGLPMVMVCTSGGARMQEGLLSLMQMAKTSAACARLRAADLPYLVVLTDPTTAGVMASFAQLGDVHIAEPQALMGFTGARVIEQTIKQKLPPGFQRSEFQLEHGFVDLICHRHELKGTLALLLRLLDGGNGQ